From a region of the Oryza sativa Japonica Group chromosome 6, ASM3414082v1 genome:
- the LOC107276550 gene encoding uncharacterized protein yields MEFMLQYHPVWLKEFQAFEDKASALSLDTGVSEQLAGMIRRFICPGQTLAVGKQEYVTIIQSNLGIKCLWNAEVMELMWGLNNLKEHLVPDGKSELSKEDCLPMCEGMKFTLNKYGFGDLKPEMVTRSIIEATGLLYETDYHVRKHGESMRYAGKHLKETSGINAEDWDLLKLATAIMMLCYPNGEYKLVGNLPELFGDDYSKLVDDAPKYKGIFRKLSCLRAYAEMVKSRRIRSKAARRLDSLVTAAERIYDEAQQAQPGVIKQE; encoded by the exons ATGGAATTTATGCTTCAATAC CATCCTGTTTGGCTGAAAGAGTTTCAAGCTTTCGAGGACAAGGCCAGCGCCCTTAGCCTTGATACTGGTGTTAGCGAACAGCTTGCAGGCATGATCCGGAGGTTTATCTGTCCTGGGCAGACACTAGCAGTTGGAAAGCAAGAATATGTAACTATCATTCAAAGTAACTTG GGAATAAAGTGCCTATGGAATGCTGAAGTGATGGAGTTGATGTGGGGCCTGAATAATCTAAAGGAACATTTAGTACCTGATGGAAAATCAGAGCTGAGTAAAGAGGATTGCCTCCCGATGTGTGAAGGGATGAAATTTACCCTGAATAAGTATGGCTTCGGTGATCTCAAACCAGAGATG GTTACTAGAAGTATCATTGAGGCGACGGGCCTCTTGTACGAGACTGACTATCATGTGAGGAAACATGGTGAGAGCATGCGCTATGCTGGTAAGCACCTGAAGGAGACATCTGGCATCAACGCTGAGGATTGGGACCTGCTGAAACTTGCAACTGCTATCATGATGTTATGTTACCCTAATGGTGAATACAAGTTGGTTGGGAACCTTCCCGAG CTTTTTGGAGATGATTATTCAAAGTTGGTGGATGATGCGCCTAAATATAAAGGTATATTCCGGAAGTTGTCTTGCTTGAGGGCTTATGCAGAAATGGTGAAGTCCCGTAGAATTAGGTCTAAGGCGGCTCGTCGTTTGGACTCTTTAGTCACGGCAGCTGAACGCATATACGACGAGGCTCAACAAGCGCAGCCAGGAGTGATCAAACAAGAGTAA